The Triticum aestivum cultivar Chinese Spring chromosome 3A, IWGSC CS RefSeq v2.1, whole genome shotgun sequence genome includes a region encoding these proteins:
- the LOC123058544 gene encoding uncharacterized protein, which produces MPLLVALPVPISVSASTGALSSTGAASPSANADGLLFDDLVLGDGDGSKNETDDDPAVKLEWLRSQIIGAEAEFSSPFGTRRITYADHTASGRCLLFVEEFVQRNVLPYYGNTHTVDSYVGMHTSRLAGEAARYVKRSLGGGPQDVLLFCGTGCTAAIKRLQEVTGMAVPPTLRARVLEALPPSDRWVVFVGPHEHHSNLLSWRESLAEVVEIRLREDDGLVDMAALEAALAAPGRAGRPMLGSFSACSNVTGLRTDTRAVARLLHRHGAFACFDFACSAPYVDIDMRSGEPDGYDAVFLSAHKFLGGPGSPGILAMASRLYRLRRTAPSTSGGGTVLYVSGFDHGDTVYCEDTEEREDAGTPAIIQKVRAALAFKVKEWVGAECVEEGEQRMLALALRRIRTAANPNLRLLLGGDPGSTAGRLPVLSFVVYPPVVDENKEVGAARPQLHCRLVTKLLNDLFGVQARGGCACAGPYGHRLLGITPARAKAIKSAVEMGYHGVRPGWTRVSLAYYTSAREAEFVLEAIDFVASFGHRFLPLYTFDWKSGDWLYDRSCGRVRPDNGPVADTTITCAAAPESHTGEVKAEHDYQSYMAFARKLAESLLNTGLDDAPARGIPKAIDPQLVYYMT; this is translated from the exons ATGCCTCTTCTTGTGGCTCTGCCCGTGCCCATCTCTGTTAGTGCTAGCACGGGCGCTCTTTCTAGTACCGGTGCCGCATCTCCTTCAGCAAATGCTGATGGCCTCCTGTTCGATGATCTTGTGCTCGGTGACGGCGATGGAAGCAAGAATGAGACGGACGACGACCCCGCGGTGAAGTTGGAGTGGCTCAGGTCACAGATCATCGGCGCCGAAGCAGAGTTCTCGTCGCCGTTCGGGACTCGCCGCATCACGTACGCCGACCACACGGCGTCCGGCCGCTGCCTGCTCTTCGTCGAGGAGTTCGTGCAGCGGAACGTTCTCCCGTATTACG GCAACACGCACACGGTGGACAGCTACGTGGGCATGCACACGAGCAGGCtggccggggaggcggcgcggtACGTGAAGCGCAGCCTGGGAGGCGGCCCACAGGACGTGCTGCTCTTCTGCGGCACGGGCTGCACCGCCGCCATCAAGCGCCTCCAGGAGGTGACCGGCATGGCCGTCCCTCCCACGCTGCGCGCCAGGGTGCTGGAGGCCCTGCCGCCGTCCGACCGGTGGGTGGTATTCGTCGGGCCGCACGAGCACCACTCCAACCTGCTCTCGTGGCGGGAGAGCCTCGCGGAGGTGGTGGAGATCAGgctgcgggaggacgacggcctcgTCGACATGGCGGCCCTGGAGGCGGCGCTGGCGGCGCCCGGGCGCGCGGGGCGGCCCATGCTGGGCTCTTTCTCGGCGTGCAGCAACGTCACCGGGCTGCGCACCGACACGCGGGCCGTGGCGCGCCTGCTGCACCGGCACGGCGCCTTCGCCTGCTTCGACTTCGCATGCAGCGCGCCCTACGTCGACATCGACATGAGGTCCGGGGAGCCGGACGGCTACGACGCCGTCTTCCTGAGCGCGCACAAGTTCCTCGGCGGGCCCGGCAGCCCGGGCATCCTCGCGATGGCGTCGCGGCTCTACCGCCTCCGCCGCACCGCGCCGTCCACCAGCGGCGGGGGCACCGTGCTCTACGTCAGCGGCTTCGACCACGGAGACACAGTGTACTGCGAGGACACGGAGGAGCGCGAGGACGCGGGGACGCCGGCCATCATACAGAAGGTCCGAGCGGCGCTGGCGTTCAAGGTGAAGGAGTGGGTCGGGGCGGAGTGCGTCGAGGAGGGCGAGCAGCGCATGCTCGCCCTCGCCCTCCGCCGGATCCGGACGGCTGCCAACCCCAACCTGCGCCTGCTGCTCGGCGGCGACCCCGGCAGCACCGCAGGCCGGCTCCCGGTGCTCTCTTTCGTGGTGTACCCTCCGGTCGTCGACGAGAACAAGGAGGTGGGGGCGGCGAGGCCGCAGTTGCACTGCCGATTGGTGACGAAGCTACTGAACGACCTGTTCGGCGTGCAGGCTCGCGGGGGCTGCGCCTGCGCAGGGCCTTACGGCCACCGGTTGCTCGGCATCACTCCGGCGCGAGCCAAGGCCATCAAATCCGCCGTCGAGATG GGCTATCACGGAGTGCGGCCAGGGTGGACGCGTGTCAGCCTGGCGTACTACACGTCGGCGCGCGAGGCGGAGTTCGTGCTGGAGGCCATAGACTTCGTCGCCAGTTTCGGCCACCGGTTTCTGCCGCTCTACACCTTCGACTGGAAATCCGGGGACTGGCTGTACGACCGCAGCTGCGGCCGCGTCCGGCCAGACAACGGGCCGGTCGCCGATACTACCATAACTTGTGCTGCTGCTCCTGAGTCGCATACCGGAGAAGTCAAAGCAGAGCACGATTACCAGAGCTACATGGCGTTTGCACGGAAGCTGGCCGAGTCCCTGCTCAACACTGGCCTGGATGACGCTCCGGCTAGGGGCATTCCCAAGGCCATTGACCCGCAGTTGGTTTACTATATGACGTGA
- the LOC123058545 gene encoding uncharacterized protein, with translation MARSAALLLLLLALLLVCSGAASAAAAAGRIKSKAAARSARAEAEAGCRDLATRGKCGASGGGGRCRWCRSEALDDMCFGAAEAWRLPKQVFSCDQPAGAAHARR, from the coding sequence ATGGCCAGATCtgcggcgctgctgctgctgctgctcgctcTTCTCCTGGTCTGCTCGGGGGCCGCGTCGGCAGCCGCCGCGGCGGGCAGAATCAAGAGCAAGGCTGCTGCTCGGTCAgcgagggcggaggcggaggcggggtgCCGGGATCTGGCGACGCGCGGCAAGTgcggggcgagcggcggcgggggcAGGTGCCGGTGGTGCCGCAGCGAGGCGCTCGACGACATGTGCTTCGGCGCAGCGGAGGCGTGGCGGCTCCCGAAGCAGGTCTTCTCCTGCGACCAGCCCGCCGGCGCCGCGCACGCCAGGAGATAG